One Candidatus Alcyoniella australis genomic window, GCGGGCACTTCTAAGGTGCCTATCTCTTGCCCTTCGGAATGTTCAACAATAAAACCCTCTACGCGGGGCGGCCCGATGTAATACGACCATAGTAATATGCGAGTTTTGCGGGCACCTCTAAGGTGCCGCGAGTTTTACAGGCGGCTCTAAGCCGCCTAGCCTCTGCGTAGGTATTGGTAGCGTTCTATTGAATGCCCGCCGAACAGGTCGATCCAGGTTACGGTCACCAACACTATGCGGAAGTCCTCGCCCCTGTACTGGCTCGCGCCGCAGCCGCTGGAGCTCACCCCGCCGGTGTTGAGGGCGACCGGGCTGGGGTTCCCCTCGTTAAGGTTTCGCGCAGCGCCGTTGGTATTGTTTCCGAACAAAATCGCAGTGCCGCAATCAGCAGTAGTTCCGTTGGTATACAGGCTCGTGGTGCGCGTGAACGGCACTGGGTTGTTTGAAACGTTTACAGTTTCCGAGCCATATAGGTAGGTGTTGGCGCCGCTGTAAGCCCCACGATTGGCCGAGCTGTAGCTGTAATAGGTAGGCCACGATTTGACCACCTCGAGCT contains:
- a CDS encoding prepilin-type N-terminal cleavage/methylation domain-containing protein, whose amino-acid sequence is MTRLIGMAQRDAKGFTLIEVVVAMGILTIGILALIPALLFNIKSNTLARNRGVANQLAVQKLEVVKSWPTYYSYSSANRGAYSGANTYLYGSETVNVSNNPVPFTRTTSLYTNGTTADCGTAILFGNNTNGAARNLNEGNPSPVALNTGGVSSSGCGASQYRGEDFRIVLVTVTWIDLFGGHSIERYQYLRRG